CGGGTCCTGACGGCCGTATTCTTCGGCCAGCTTGCGCACGCGCACTTCCCGCGGAATGTCCAGCACCAGCAGCGGAGCCTGCATCATTTGCGCGAATAGAGGAGGCGGCACGTGCACGCCGCCAATGGTGCGGCTCTCGTCCTCCACCCAAATGGGGCCAGCCTCGGGCAGTGCGCTCAAAACAGCGGCCAGGTTGTTCTCGAACTGCTCCTGCGTGGGCTGCGTGGGCTGACCAATGCTACCGAAAGCGGAGCCTTTGTGGTGCGCAACGCCTTCGAGGTCGATGATAGGCTGCTGCTGGGTCCGTAGCGCGTGCAGCACGTCGGTTTTGCCGGAGCCCGTGAGGCCACCCAGCACGAGCAGTGGCCTAGGCCGCTCAAATTCCTGCAGTACCCAGCGGCGGTAGTCTTTGTAGCCTTTTTCCAGCAACTGCACCTGAAAGCCGGCCAGCTCCAGCAGCCAGAGCACCGCTCCGCTGCGCATGCCACCGCGCCAGCAGTGCACGCGCACCTGCTTATTGGGGGCCAGCTTTTTGACCTGCCTCACCATCTCGCTCATCTTCGGCCCGAAGAAATCGAGGCCTAGCAGCACAGCTTTATCCTGGCTGACTTGCTTGTAAGTAGTGCCAATGCGCGCGCGCTCCTCATCCGTAAACAACGGGAAGCTCAGGGCACCCGGAATGTGTCCGTGCTGGTACTCGATAGGAGCGCGCACGTCCAGGATGGGAGCATCAGCGGAGCCTTGCAGAAAATCGGAAAGAGGAGAACGGGGCATAGGTGGCCTAGAACGAAAGGCTGCGCCAAGGAGCACAGAAACAGAGGAGACACCCCTGGGCAGCACAGGGTTTCAAGGTGTCGAAATATGTATGCTAGGCCAGCTGTCGGCGGTAGAGCTGAATGGTATTTTCCAGCCCCAGGTACAAAGCGTCGCAAATCAGGGCGTGGCCGATGCTGACTTCAGCCAGACCTGGCAGATTCTGGTGCAGATAGGCCAAGTTATCAAGGTCGAGGTCGTGGCCGGCATTGAGGCCCAGGCCTAGTTCCTGCGCCAGCTCAGCCGCCGCCCGGTAGCTGCGGATAGCCGCGGCCGGGTCCTGCGGATACTGGCGGGCGTAGTCTTCGGTATAGAGCTCAATACGGTCGGTGCCGGTGGTAGCGGCGGCGCGCACCATGTCCAGGTCGGGGTCGAGGAAGATGCTGACGCGGCAGCCTAGCTCCTTCAGCTCCCGCACAATACCCTGCAGATATTCCTGGTGCTGAATGGTGTCCCAGCCGGCATTGGAGGTAATGGCATCGGGCGCGTCGGGGACCAGGGTCACCTGCTCGGGCCGCACTTCGCGCACCAGGTCCATAAAGTCGGGCGTGGGGTTGCCCTCAATATTGAATTCCGTGGTTACCACTGCTTTCAGGTCACGCGCATCCTGGTAGCGGATGTGGCGCTCATCGGGCCGCGGGTGCACCGTAATGCCTTGGGCGCCAAACCGCTCACAGTCGCGGGCGGCCTGCAGCAGATCGGGGCGGTTGTGGCCACGGGCGTTCCGCAGGGTGGCAATTTTATTTATGTTTACGCTAAGCTTCGTCATACGTCGGGGTGAGCTGAACGGGTGGTACGTGGTCAAAGATACAACCCCAAACAGCCTAGGCCATTTTCCGGTTACCGCCCTGCTATATCAGCCGCTTTACGCTGGCCCTCGTTGAGGAAACCCACGGGCTTCCAGAAAGAGTTTTGGGCCCGGTGGCCTGTAGCCAGAACTGGCCTAGCGCGGCCTGTCTCGTGAATAACCCGTAATCTTGCACCTTCCTTACCTCGATACTTATGGCTCTCAAAGAAACCATCGACGCCGATATCAAAAAGGCCATGCTGGCCAAAGACAAAATGCGCCTCACGGCCCTGCGCAGCATTAAGTCGCAGATTATGCTGGCCGAAACGGCCGAAGGCCAGCACGGCGCGGCCCTCACGCCCGACGCCGAAATGAAGCTGCTGACCAAAGCCGCCAAGCAGCGCCGCGAAGCTGCCGAAACCTATCAGAAGCAATTCCGCTCCGATCTGGAGGAAGTGGAGCTGGCCGAGTTGGCCATTATTGAAGAATACCTGCCGCAGCAGCTTTCTGAGGCCGATTTGGTAGAGAAACTGGTAGCCATTATTCAGCGCGTTGGCGCTACTGGTCCATCAGACCTGGGCAAGGTAATGGGCGTAGCGGCCCGCGAGCTGGCTGGCCAAGCCGATGGCCGCGCCATTTCGCAGACTGTCAACAACCTGCTCAATAACACCAACCTCTAAAGATAGAATTGTGAAGTAGTGAATTTGCCGTTCTGTTGGCGCATTCTAGGCCAGTAGAACAGCAAACGCACCACTTCACCATTTCACCACTTCACCTCATGTCTGCCTTCGACCTGCTGTTGCTACTGCCTTTGGGCATTGGAGCTGTGAAGGGCTACCGTCGAGGCTTGGTCCTAGAAGTGGCCTCGTTGCTGGCCTTCGTATTGGGTGCCATTGGTGGCCTAGCCCTTCTCAACGATGCTATTCCGCTGGTTCGGCACTACGTAGGCGAGGCTTTCGGGCTATTGCCGTTGGTGTCGTTTCTGCTGGTGTTTGCCGCCATTGTGTGGGGCGTGCATCTGCTGAGCAGCTTCATTAAAACAGCCGTGCATCTTACGCCGTTGGGCGTGCTTGATAATCTGGGCGGCGCGGCCAGTGGCGTACTGAAATGGGTGCTGGGGCTGAGCTTGCTGCTGCACGGTATAGGCCTAGCGGGCCTCAACTTAGTGTCGCCGCAATTGGTGGCGCAGTCGCAGGTGCTGCCGTGGGTGCAGCAGGCCACGCCGGTGGCGCTGCAGGTGGTGAGCTTCGTGATGCCATTTGCGGGCACACTGCTGGAGCGGCTCCGAGGCGTATTCTAAGCCCAAGAGTGGCCTAGAAGCGCCTGGAACCAGGTCCAATATCTGCCCACGAATACTCTGACTATGCTTGCTGATGCGTTTGCTGCTGCTCGATAACTTCGATTCTTTCACTTACAACCTGCTGGATTATTTCCGGCAGTTGGAGTGCGAGGTGCTTGTGCGTCGCAATGATGTGTCGCTGGAGTCGTTGGAGGAGCTGAAATTTGAGGGTATAGTGCTTTCGCCAGGGCCCGGCACGCCACAAGAAGCCGGTATTCTAGGCCAGGTGATTGAGGCCTGGCACCAACGGGTGCCTATGCTGGGCGTTTGTCTGGGCCACCAGGCGCTAGGCCAGTTCTTCGGGGCGGAGCTTACGCGCGGCGCCCTGCCCATGCACGGCAAAGTGTCAGAAATTGAGTGGATGCAGCCGGATGCGCTCTGGCAAGATCTGCCGGCCCGAATGCCCGTGACGCGGTATCATTCGCTGATACTACAGCACCTGCCGCCGGCGTTGGAGGTCTTGGCCTGCACCGTCGACCTGCACCAGGAAATTATGGCATTTCGTCATCAGTCTCTTCCCTTATATGGCGTGCAGTTCCACCCCGAAGCCCTGCTCACGCCCGACGGATTGGCATTGTTAGGCAATTGGGTCAAGAGTTGTATCATTGCACAGACCGGTTCGGCTCCTGTTTCCGGCAGTAGTCACCCCTGAGAAAATGGAATTGCAGATAAAACAGAAAAACGATTTTCAGTACGTAGAGGAAGGCACCGGCGAAGTGCTCTTGCTGCTGCACGGCCTGTTTGGCGCCCTAAGCAACTGGCAAGATGTAGTGGCGGAGTTCAGCGCCGATTACCGGGTAATTATTCCCCTGCTTCCTATCTATGATATGCCACTGACCAAAGCCGGGGTGCCTGGCCTAGTACAGTTCGTAGAAGATTTTCTGGCCGAAATAGGCCTGACGGAGCCGTGCACGGTGCTGGGCAACTCCCTCGGCGGACATGTGGCCCTGGTATACACGTTGCGCAACCAGGCCCGCGTAAGCCGGCTGGTACTCACGGGCAGCAGTGGCTTGTTTGAGGATGGCATGGGCGGCTCATTCCCGAAGCGTGGCAACTACACGTACGTGCAGGAGAAAGTGGCCTACACTTTCTATGATCCTACTGTAGCCACCCGTGAGCTGGTAGATGAGGTGTTCAATGTCACGAACTCTAACTCTAAGTGCCTGCGTATTATTAGTATAGCCCGCTCCGCACAGCGCCACAATCTCTCCAAAGAGCTGCACAAAATACAGGTGCCTACACTGCTTGTTTGGGGGTTGAATGATACCATTACTCCGCCCGTAGTCGCGCATGAGTTCAACCGCCTATTGCCCAACTCAGAGCTGCGCTTTCTGGACCATTGCTGCCACGCGCCCATGATGGAGCGCCCGCAGGCGTTCAATCAGCTGCTGCACCAGTTTCTGGTAAAAAACCAGATCGGGGTAAACTCCGTTGGTTGATACAACAGAAAGGAGGAAAAACGAGTTTAACCACTGACTGCAACCATAGGCCAGTTCATTCGCTCTTTTGCTTGCCTGAGTGTATAGTTATCCGGTAAAAAACTTTTCTTTGAATTGGTAGGCCAGTCGTGCGTGCTGCTTCTTGTTTTCTGTTCTCTTCCCACCGCCCGATGCATTCAATGATAGCCGAAGACCTGCTGAATCAGATGATTCCGCCACTTAAGCTGACGGATTCGACGGAAAAGGCTGCTCGGTGGCTCGAGGAATTTCACGTAGGCCAGTTGCCGGTGCTCGAAAACCGGCAGTATCGCGGCCTGATTACAGAAGCAAACCTGATTGATTCGGACAAACCCGATCAGCTGCTGGCCGATGTGCCGTTGGGCTATGCGGATGTGCATGTGCAGCACGATCAGCATTTCTATTCCATTATAGAGTTGGCGGTGCAGAACAATGTGCAGCTGGTTCCGGTCCTTGATGACCAGCAAGAGTACATGGGCGTAGTCACAGTTAGCGATACGCTGGCTGCTTTTGGTAAGGTGCCCGTAGCTACCGGCCAACAGGGTATTCTGGTGCTGGCCATGGAAGAGCGCGACTATTCGCTGAGCCAAATCAGTCGCTATATCGAGGAGAATAACGCCAAGATCATGAGCGCCCATGTGGCACAGGACGAGCACGACCCGTACAAAATTCGCCTTACGCTCAAGCTCAACACGCCCAACCTGACGCGCATTATTGCCACTCTCGAGCGTTTCGGCTACTCCATCACGGCCCAGTTCAGCGGCGCAGCCGAGGTGAGCGAGGATGAGCAGGAGCGCTTTGATGCACTCCTGAAGTACCTGAGCCTCTAATGCCCCCACGAGCGTTCGGTGTCCCTTTCTCCGCTATTCTGAAAGGGCTGATTTGCCTATTGGCGCTGTGGCTGGGTAGTTTTTCGCCAGCAAACGCCTACTCTGTTGTTCTGCCTGATTCGCTGCGCCAAACGTCTGCGGCCGATAGCTTAGTGCTGGCGCAATGCCCTGGGTATACCGAGTTGCGCGTTGGAAGTGTGCTGTTTGTCGGCAATAGCGTCACGAAAGAACGGGTATTGCGGGCTGAGCTAGATTTTCGGGAAGGCGATACGCTAACGGCGGCCACTCTATCGCGCCGCCTGGAAGCTAACCGGCTGCGGCTCTACAATCTGCAACTGTTCCATCAGGTGCTGGTGCAGGCAGTCTGCCGCGACGGAAACCTGACGGTGCTTTTCAGTATGCAGGAGCGCTGGTACACGTTCCCTATTCCCATCTTCTCCCTCGCCGACCGCAACTTCCGGTCCTGGCTCGACCGCCCCGACCGATGGAACCGCATCGACTATGGTGTACACTTGGTTAGGCGCAATTTTCGGGGCCGCAACGAGCAGGTGCTGGCCAATGTGCAGCTTGGCTTCAACCGCAAGTATGAACTATTCTACGAAGCGCCCGGCTACGGTAAGCGCCGACGTATCGGGTTCGGAGTGGGTGTATCCTATTATCAAAGCCACGCCTTGGACTACATCACTGTTCGCGACCGATTGGTGAATTTCCGCCAAGAGGAGGGTTTCCCGATTGAGCGGCAATACGTGGTGGCAGGCCTACGCTGGCGCCGCACGGTGCAGCACCGTACGGCCCTGGATATTTCTCACCATCGGGAGCAGGTGTCAGACTCACTGTATGCCCGCAACCCTGCATATTTCTTGGGCCGCTCGCGCCGCGAATACCTGGAATTTGCTTTAATAAGTATTCTGAATCAGCGCAATACCTTTGCCTATCCGCTCACAGGGCAGTACGTTGAAGCCGGTATCAGCTACCGAAAGTTCCTGACTCCTGGAAGCCCCGATATTACTACCCTGCGTGGGCGCTATGCCCGTTACGTGGCCTTGGGAGGTGATTGGTTTTATAGTGCAGGCGTACGAGGGCAGGTGCGTTTTGCCCAGCACCTGGCCTACGCCGATAGCCGTAGCTTCGGCTACGAGACATTGGTTCGGGGCTATGATGCCTACGTGATAGAGGGCCGACACTATGCATTGCTGCAGCAAGGGTTAACGTACCGTTTGTTTGATGCTGCAAGGGTAAAGTTGAATGGCATTAATAATGCTAAAATCAATTCCATCCCGCTCGCGCTGTATTTGAATACCTTTGCCGATGTGGGCTACGTCCGTAATCCGCAGAAACTAGCTACGAACCAATTGCCTAATAAACCCCTGGCAGCCATAGGCCTAGGCCTACACTTGGCTACCTACTACGATTGGGTTTTTACCCTAGAGTATTCGCGCAACGTAGAGCGGCAGGGTGGTTTCTTTTTTCGTACCGAATTTCCCATCTAGCTCGGCTGGCACTTCCCAGGGTTAATCTTTGACTATGAAAATTGCGATTCTGGGGAAGCCCTTCGATGAATCCCTGGCCCCATTCCTACAGGCATTGCTAAATGATTTGATTCAACGGCAGGCCCAGGTAATGATTGTGGAGGCATTTCATACGTACCTCAGCCAGCACATGGAGGTGCCCGCCAGCATTACTACTTTCCGTCGCGGCGATTCACTGCAGGGGGTACGCTTCGTGCTCAGTATTGGCGGCGATGGTACCCTGCTAGACACTGTTACCTACGTGGGCAGCCTGCAGATTCCCATCCTCGGCATCAACACTGGGCGCTTGGGCTTTCTGGCTACCATTACCCCGGATAATATCGCGCCCGCCATCGATTCGCTCTTCAAAGGACATTTCGTGCTGGAAGATCGTAGCCTGATCAGAGTCGATACCGATCCCGATTCATTTGGTGCTATCAACTTCGGTCTCAACGAGTTCAGTATACTAAAGCGGGATTCTTCGTCCATGATCGTCGTCCACACGTATATCGACGGCGAATACCTGAATTCCTACTGGGCCGATGGTCTGATTGTCTCAACACCTACCGGTTCAACAGGCTACTCCCTGAGTTGCGGTGGCCCAGTAATGTTGCCACAAACGAACAATTTTATTATCGCTCCCGTATGCCCTCACAATTTGAACGTACGTCCACTTATCGTATCGGATAGAAGCGTAATTTCTTTCGAGATAGAAGGTAGGAGCAACAACTTTTTACTGTCTTTGGACTCTCGTTCGGTTACGGTAGAAGCCAACGTGCAAATAGCAGTCCGTCGCGAAAACTTTAATGCTCGATTAGTAAAACTAAACCACGTCAACTTCCTGAGTACCTTGCGCAGTAAGTTGAACTGGGGTTTAGACCGGAGAAATCCAGCGGGCATACCTATTTAATAATATAGTTTTTCAACTAATTATTTTTTTAGTTCCCCTCAACCTCTACTTTTGTCACTGACTGCGACCGTGTTCAAGCGGATTTTCGCCTCTCCCTCCTCCGATATTTCTAACTCTCGCTCCATATGAAGCAATTTTTCACCCACACTCTGGCGTTGTTACTAGTGTTGGCACTAGTAGCTACTGACGCAAGTGCGCAGCAATTCACTAAGCGGAAGCAGTATAACTCCGTAGGCGTATCGCTAAATGCAATGAACTACTTCGGCGACATCACGCCTAAGCCTAGCATTCCTAGCTTCCGTGCCGGTGCAACTCGCCCCAACCTGGGCCTGACATTTACTCACCGCTTTGCCCCACGCATTTCTGGTCGTGCAGCTCTTTCGTATGGCCGCATAACCGGTGATGATTCGAAAGCAGCCGACCAGAACGATTCTGACGCCAAGTATCGCTTCAACCGCAACATGAACTTCCGGAATGATATTCTAGAGTTATCTGCAGTTGGTATTTTCGATCTTATCGAGAACCGGAATAACTATCTTAAGCGCCCTGACTTCGTTCCTTATCTGTTTGGTGGTGTAGGTGTTATACATCACAACCCAAAGGGATTGAATGAGGCAGGCAATTATGTTGCACTTCAGCCGTTAAAGACGGAAGGGCAGTCATCTGGCTATAGTCTGACCCAGTTTGTTATTCCTTTCGGTGCTGGTGCCCGCTACAAACTAAACCGGAACTTTGACCTCGGTTTGGAATTAGGTTTCCGTAAAACCTTCACCGACTACTTGGATGATGTTAGCGGCAATTATGCTGATCCGTCAAAGCTTTCTTCAACGGATGCTCTATATTTTGGCAGTACCATCACAAAAGGAACTGCTATTGTGCCCGGCACATACGACGAATTTCAGCAGCCAGGCCAAATGCGTGGTAAAAGCAATGAGAAAGACTGGTACACTACTTTGGGTATATCGGTAAACTATATCCTTGCTCCTAAAGTAAAAAGCCCCAAGTTCCGATAGCCAGCAGATTCTGGCTGTCTTGATTCACCAACAGCCAATCTGATGACCCATTCGTTTCTCTTCAAAGCACTCCTTGTTTGCCTTGTGCAAGCTGGGAGTGTTTTTTTTGTTCATTCAGTAGCTGCACAAAATACCAGCGAAATAGGCCTAGGCCTAGGCGGTCTTACCTATAAGGGAGAATTATCGCCTCATTATCAGTTTCGTAACAACAGCCCGGCTCTTACCGCTTTCTACCGCAAGGATATTTCTGCGCCCATAACTTTGCGAGGGGCCTTTACGGGAGGAATGCTCAGAGCTGATGATACTACTGTGAAAGGCGTAAACGGAAATACTGCACCGCTTGCCGCTTACCGCAACGCTACCCTGAAAGGCAGTTTGCTTGAGCTATCAGGTGTAATGGAGTATAACTTCTTCGATTACCACGACCGTAAGGACAAAGTCCGTTTCACGCCTTATGTATTTATAGGCCTAGGTGGCTTCTATGCACACACCAAAGTACTGGGCAGGGGTATCAGTGACAGTAAATACAATATCCTGATCAACCTATCCATACCGGCAGGTTTAGGGTTTAAATATGCTCTTTCCGACCATTGGAATCTAGGCCTAGAGGCAGGTGCCCGGAAGACCTTTACCGATGAAATGGACCGATACAATGGGAAGGATCTGCCTACAGGAGGATTGGACGCTCAGGTTATGGGAAACACCCATGACAAAGACTGGTATTTCTACAACGGGCTAAGCGTTTCTTACACCTTTTATAAAATCCGCTGTCCCGATACTGGTCAGGAAAAGGGTAAAAAGAAGTAGACCTTAGATATATTGCCCAAATGCCCCTGGCACGTAGCTGATAAAGCTGAAGTGTCAGGGGCATTTGGGCAATGTAGAGAATAGGGATGCGTTGAAAGCTTAGATCGAAGGGAATGCAACCATTTGCGTACCTTGCGGCCTCTTTACGCAAAAAGGTACAATGGCCGCTCGGTCCGAGATAGATTCCCAGAATATTCCCGCGCACGTAGCCGTCATTATGGACGGTAATGGCCGATGGGCCAAGCAGAAAGGCGGTTTACGCATCTTTGGGCACCAGAATGCCATTACGGCCGTTCGGGAAACCGTAGAAGCTGCCGCTGAGGTTGGTGTGCGCTTCCTGACGTTGTATGCTTTCTCTACTGAGAACTGGGCTCGTCCCGCTCATGAAGTGATGGCCTTGATGCAGTTGCTCGTGCACACCATACGGCAGGAGACGCCTACTCTGCTTAAAAATAAAGTTCGTTTGCAGGCTATAGGCCAGATTGAGAATCTGCCTGCTTCCTGCCAGCGAGAACTGGCCGAGGCAATTGAGCTGACAAAAGCCGGTGACCGGATGACGTTGGTGTTGGCCCTAAGCTATAGTGGCCGTTGGGACCTCACACACGCAGCGCAACAGTTGGCCACCGATGTAGCCGCCGGGCGCTTGGAGCCCTCTGCTATTACGGAGCAAACCCTGGCTGGTTACTTATCTACCAAAGGCATTCCCGACCCAGAGCTGCTCATTCGCACAAGTGGAGAGCAGCGCATCAGTAACTTCTTGCTGTGGCAACTGGCTTACACCGAACTCTATATCACCGA
The Hymenobacter gelipurpurascens DNA segment above includes these coding regions:
- the mnmH gene encoding tRNA 2-selenouridine(34) synthase MnmH; its protein translation is MPRSPLSDFLQGSADAPILDVRAPIEYQHGHIPGALSFPLFTDEERARIGTTYKQVSQDKAVLLGLDFFGPKMSEMVRQVKKLAPNKQVRVHCWRGGMRSGAVLWLLELAGFQVQLLEKGYKDYRRWVLQEFERPRPLLVLGGLTGSGKTDVLHALRTQQQPIIDLEGVAHHKGSAFGSIGQPTQPTQEQFENNLAAVLSALPEAGPIWVEDESRTIGGVHVPPPLFAQMMQAPLLVLDIPREVRVRKLAEEYGRQDPAALAASILKIRKRLGGLATKEALSAIGEEDMEKMVSLVLDYYDKTYSHGLESRPITRVSSDTCDPTVNAELVLQAMRKSGFSS
- a CDS encoding CBS domain-containing protein → MHSMIAEDLLNQMIPPLKLTDSTEKAARWLEEFHVGQLPVLENRQYRGLITEANLIDSDKPDQLLADVPLGYADVHVQHDQHFYSIIELAVQNNVQLVPVLDDQQEYMGVVTVSDTLAAFGKVPVATGQQGILVLAMEERDYSLSQISRYIEENNAKIMSAHVAQDEHDPYKIRLTLKLNTPNLTRIIATLERFGYSITAQFSGAAEVSEDEQERFDALLKYLSL
- a CDS encoding alpha/beta fold hydrolase gives rise to the protein MELQIKQKNDFQYVEEGTGEVLLLLHGLFGALSNWQDVVAEFSADYRVIIPLLPIYDMPLTKAGVPGLVQFVEDFLAEIGLTEPCTVLGNSLGGHVALVYTLRNQARVSRLVLTGSSGLFEDGMGGSFPKRGNYTYVQEKVAYTFYDPTVATRELVDEVFNVTNSNSKCLRIISIARSAQRHNLSKELHKIQVPTLLVWGLNDTITPPVVAHEFNRLLPNSELRFLDHCCHAPMMERPQAFNQLLHQFLVKNQIGVNSVG
- a CDS encoding CvpA family protein; its protein translation is MSAFDLLLLLPLGIGAVKGYRRGLVLEVASLLAFVLGAIGGLALLNDAIPLVRHYVGEAFGLLPLVSFLLVFAAIVWGVHLLSSFIKTAVHLTPLGVLDNLGGAASGVLKWVLGLSLLLHGIGLAGLNLVSPQLVAQSQVLPWVQQATPVALQVVSFVMPFAGTLLERLRGVF
- the porG gene encoding type IX secretion system protein PorG, which encodes MTHSFLFKALLVCLVQAGSVFFVHSVAAQNTSEIGLGLGGLTYKGELSPHYQFRNNSPALTAFYRKDISAPITLRGAFTGGMLRADDTTVKGVNGNTAPLAAYRNATLKGSLLELSGVMEYNFFDYHDRKDKVRFTPYVFIGLGGFYAHTKVLGRGISDSKYNILINLSIPAGLGFKYALSDHWNLGLEAGARKTFTDEMDRYNGKDLPTGGLDAQVMGNTHDKDWYFYNGLSVSYTFYKIRCPDTGQEKGKKK
- a CDS encoding POTRA domain-containing protein, which encodes MPPRAFGVPFSAILKGLICLLALWLGSFSPANAYSVVLPDSLRQTSAADSLVLAQCPGYTELRVGSVLFVGNSVTKERVLRAELDFREGDTLTAATLSRRLEANRLRLYNLQLFHQVLVQAVCRDGNLTVLFSMQERWYTFPIPIFSLADRNFRSWLDRPDRWNRIDYGVHLVRRNFRGRNEQVLANVQLGFNRKYELFYEAPGYGKRRRIGFGVGVSYYQSHALDYITVRDRLVNFRQEEGFPIERQYVVAGLRWRRTVQHRTALDISHHREQVSDSLYARNPAYFLGRSRREYLEFALISILNQRNTFAYPLTGQYVEAGISYRKFLTPGSPDITTLRGRYARYVALGGDWFYSAGVRGQVRFAQHLAYADSRSFGYETLVRGYDAYVIEGRHYALLQQGLTYRLFDAARVKLNGINNAKINSIPLALYLNTFADVGYVRNPQKLATNQLPNKPLAAIGLGLHLATYYDWVFTLEYSRNVERQGGFFFRTEFPI
- a CDS encoding isoprenyl transferase → MAARSEIDSQNIPAHVAVIMDGNGRWAKQKGGLRIFGHQNAITAVRETVEAAAEVGVRFLTLYAFSTENWARPAHEVMALMQLLVHTIRQETPTLLKNKVRLQAIGQIENLPASCQRELAEAIELTKAGDRMTLVLALSYSGRWDLTHAAQQLATDVAAGRLEPSAITEQTLAGYLSTKGIPDPELLIRTSGEQRISNFLLWQLAYTELYITDLLWPDFRREHFYDALRAYQQRERRFGKTSEQLTVS
- a CDS encoding pyridoxine 5'-phosphate synthase; its protein translation is MTKLSVNINKIATLRNARGHNRPDLLQAARDCERFGAQGITVHPRPDERHIRYQDARDLKAVVTTEFNIEGNPTPDFMDLVREVRPEQVTLVPDAPDAITSNAGWDTIQHQEYLQGIVRELKELGCRVSIFLDPDLDMVRAAATTGTDRIELYTEDYARQYPQDPAAAIRSYRAAAELAQELGLGLNAGHDLDLDNLAYLHQNLPGLAEVSIGHALICDALYLGLENTIQLYRRQLA
- a CDS encoding anthranilate synthase component II, giving the protein MRLLLLDNFDSFTYNLLDYFRQLECEVLVRRNDVSLESLEELKFEGIVLSPGPGTPQEAGILGQVIEAWHQRVPMLGVCLGHQALGQFFGAELTRGALPMHGKVSEIEWMQPDALWQDLPARMPVTRYHSLILQHLPPALEVLACTVDLHQEIMAFRHQSLPLYGVQFHPEALLTPDGLALLGNWVKSCIIAQTGSAPVSGSSHP
- a CDS encoding NAD kinase gives rise to the protein MKIAILGKPFDESLAPFLQALLNDLIQRQAQVMIVEAFHTYLSQHMEVPASITTFRRGDSLQGVRFVLSIGGDGTLLDTVTYVGSLQIPILGINTGRLGFLATITPDNIAPAIDSLFKGHFVLEDRSLIRVDTDPDSFGAINFGLNEFSILKRDSSSMIVVHTYIDGEYLNSYWADGLIVSTPTGSTGYSLSCGGPVMLPQTNNFIIAPVCPHNLNVRPLIVSDRSVISFEIEGRSNNFLLSLDSRSVTVEANVQIAVRRENFNARLVKLNHVNFLSTLRSKLNWGLDRRNPAGIPI
- a CDS encoding GatB/YqeY domain-containing protein; translation: MALKETIDADIKKAMLAKDKMRLTALRSIKSQIMLAETAEGQHGAALTPDAEMKLLTKAAKQRREAAETYQKQFRSDLEEVELAELAIIEEYLPQQLSEADLVEKLVAIIQRVGATGPSDLGKVMGVAARELAGQADGRAISQTVNNLLNNTNL
- a CDS encoding DUF6089 family protein — protein: MKQFFTHTLALLLVLALVATDASAQQFTKRKQYNSVGVSLNAMNYFGDITPKPSIPSFRAGATRPNLGLTFTHRFAPRISGRAALSYGRITGDDSKAADQNDSDAKYRFNRNMNFRNDILELSAVGIFDLIENRNNYLKRPDFVPYLFGGVGVIHHNPKGLNEAGNYVALQPLKTEGQSSGYSLTQFVIPFGAGARYKLNRNFDLGLELGFRKTFTDYLDDVSGNYADPSKLSSTDALYFGSTITKGTAIVPGTYDEFQQPGQMRGKSNEKDWYTTLGISVNYILAPKVKSPKFR